The following coding sequences lie in one Sulfurimonas hongkongensis genomic window:
- the dnaA gene encoding chromosomal replication initiator protein DnaA, translated as MNIGQEVLELLREEITELQYNRYIKQLVYDVKKSTSDMAIFYAPNALVLNWIKNKYTEKITHLFEIKSGNKVNVKITLKNLVAQKGKKQKSDQKPQHSLLNPSHTFDNFMVGGSNQFAYAAVKSVSEAAGEVYNPLFIYGGVGLGKTHLMQSAGNVFLNHGKSVIYTSVEQFLNDFIRHVRNKTMPSFQEKYRKCDVLLIDDVQFLSNKEGIQEEFFHTFEALKGAGKQIILTADKHPKKIGGLEKRLQSRFEWGLVADIQPPELETKIAIIKKKCEINKVKLSNDIINYIATVIESNVREIEGILSKLHAYSQLMHIEIDLAFTKNVLRDQLQENRANLTLDTITNSVAKDLNIKPTEIRSKGRSRNLVYARRVSIYLCRELTHNTMPQLAQYFGMKDHTAISHTIKKINELMKNDEDFRVKIEELTNKITSVS; from the coding sequence GTGAATATAGGTCAAGAAGTTTTAGAACTATTAAGAGAAGAGATAACAGAGTTACAATATAACAGATATATAAAGCAACTCGTCTATGATGTTAAAAAATCTACAAGCGATATGGCAATTTTTTATGCCCCAAATGCTCTTGTACTTAACTGGATAAAAAATAAATATACCGAAAAGATAACTCACCTCTTTGAAATAAAAAGTGGAAATAAAGTTAATGTAAAGATTACTCTAAAAAATCTAGTAGCTCAAAAGGGTAAAAAACAAAAGAGTGATCAAAAACCACAACACTCTCTGCTAAATCCCTCCCATACTTTTGATAACTTTATGGTTGGTGGCTCAAATCAGTTTGCTTATGCTGCAGTAAAGAGTGTAAGTGAAGCAGCTGGAGAGGTTTATAACCCTCTTTTTATCTATGGTGGAGTTGGTTTAGGAAAGACTCACCTTATGCAATCAGCTGGAAATGTTTTTTTAAACCACGGTAAAAGTGTTATTTATACCTCAGTTGAGCAGTTTTTAAATGACTTTATAAGGCATGTTAGAAACAAAACGATGCCATCATTTCAAGAAAAATATAGAAAATGTGATGTTCTTCTTATAGATGATGTTCAATTTTTAAGTAATAAAGAAGGAATCCAAGAAGAATTTTTTCACACTTTTGAAGCACTAAAAGGTGCGGGCAAACAGATAATACTAACAGCAGATAAACATCCTAAAAAAATAGGTGGACTAGAAAAAAGACTTCAAAGTAGATTTGAGTGGGGCTTAGTTGCAGATATCCAGCCACCAGAGCTTGAGACAAAAATCGCCATCATCAAAAAAAAGTGTGAAATTAACAAAGTTAAACTATCTAACGATATCATAAACTATATAGCTACTGTTATAGAGAGTAATGTTCGTGAAATTGAGGGAATCTTATCTAAACTTCATGCTTACTCACAGCTTATGCACATAGAGATAGATTTGGCCTTTACAAAAAATGTACTTAGAGATCAACTCCAAGAAAATAGAGCTAACCTAACACTAGACACTATTACAAATAGTGTTGCAAAAGATTTAAACATAAAACCAACTGAAATTCGTTCAAAAGGTAGAAGTAGAAACTTAGTATATGCTAGAAGAGTTAGTATATATCTATGTCGTGAATTAACTCACAATACTATGCCTCAACTCGCTCAATATTTTGGAATGAAAGACCATACTGCCATCAGCCATACTATAAAAAAAATAAATGAACTTATGAAAAATGATGAAGATTTTAGAGTTAAAATAGAAGAATTGACCAATAAAATAACTTCTGTATCTTAA
- the dnaN gene encoding DNA polymerase III subunit beta, translated as MKITISKSIIENILINAQPFLEKKDTSQITSHVFINVNEEKLTLRATDQEIGFEVSTDLLNIISTGSITANGKKLLDIIRILKDTEINLEVKNEILFISQSHSKFKLPTFSYNDFPSFPTYEGKPRISINSHSLIESLKKITPAIDTNNPKFELNGALIDIKKDSINFASTDTRRLAIVTITNTSDNELSIIIPKKAIVEIQKLFFDDIEMYYDDTNLIIHSKQYTFFTKLINGKFPEYTRIIPKEIKNSLILPKAKMIESIKQITTISSDVKISFLSDLIVFESLSDDNIEAKTEINFITNFSEDFVIAINSKYLLDFLNSINSSEFTIGLNEGNLPFVLIDANFKTVVMPIVI; from the coding sequence ATGAAGATAACAATCTCTAAATCAATCATAGAAAACATACTAATAAATGCTCAACCATTTTTAGAAAAAAAAGATACTTCTCAAATAACTTCTCACGTTTTTATAAATGTTAATGAAGAAAAATTAACTCTAAGAGCTACTGATCAAGAGATAGGATTTGAAGTCTCTACAGACTTACTAAATATCATATCAACTGGAAGCATTACTGCTAATGGTAAAAAACTCTTAGATATTATAAGAATACTTAAAGATACAGAGATAAACCTAGAAGTAAAAAATGAGATACTATTTATCTCACAATCACACTCAAAGTTTAAACTACCAACTTTTTCATATAATGACTTTCCATCATTTCCAACTTATGAAGGAAAACCTCGCATCTCTATAAACTCTCACTCTCTTATAGAGTCACTCAAAAAAATAACTCCAGCGATTGATACTAACAATCCTAAATTTGAGTTAAATGGTGCACTTATAGATATAAAAAAAGATAGTATAAACTTTGCTTCTACTGATACAAGAAGACTAGCCATTGTAACCATCACAAATACTAGTGATAATGAACTCTCTATTATTATCCCAAAAAAAGCCATAGTAGAGATTCAAAAACTCTTCTTTGATGATATAGAGATGTATTATGATGATACAAATCTTATAATTCACTCAAAACAATATACTTTTTTTACAAAACTCATAAATGGTAAATTTCCAGAATATACAAGAATCATCCCAAAAGAGATAAAAAACTCTTTAATTCTACCAAAAGCTAAAATGATAGAGTCCATCAAACAAATAACTACTATATCATCAGATGTAAAGATTAGTTTTTTAAGTGATTTGATTGTATTTGAGTCATTAAGTGATGATAATATAGAAGCAAAAACAGAGATAAACTTTATTACAAACTTTAGTGAAGATTTTGTTATAGCTATAAATTCAAAATATTTATTAGATTTTTTAAATAGTATAAACTCATCAGAATTTACTATAGGACTAAATGAAGGAAATCTACCTTTTGTTTTAATAGATGCTAACTTTAAAACAGTTGTAATGCCAATAGTTATATAA